In a single window of the Methylothermaceae bacteria B42 genome:
- a CDS encoding MBL fold metallo-hydrolase, with translation MTSPHIHHFFHTQSDTFSYIVACPETKRCAIIDSALDYAYNAGRVSTEYADQIIEYVQEQGFEVEWLLETHAHADHLSAAAYIKSKLGGKIGIGEHIQEVQQFFKGLYNIDDVSGRGEEFDHLFKDGETFSIGNLSVRVMHTPGHTPACVTYVVNEEAAFVGDTVFMPDYGTARCDFPNGSSSALYCSIREKIFALPEDTKLYMCHDYRPNAPGPRYMTTVKEEKERNPLVHDGTSEEMFVRIRDGIDRVLPAPQYILPSIQVNIRAGHMPPPEPNGKRYLKMPLNVLGSGNLDLDF, from the coding sequence ATGACCTCACCCCATATTCATCATTTTTTTCATACCCAGTCCGATACCTTTAGTTATATCGTGGCGTGCCCGGAAACCAAGCGCTGCGCCATTATCGACTCTGCTTTGGATTATGCCTATAACGCCGGCAGGGTCAGTACCGAATATGCCGATCAAATTATCGAATACGTTCAAGAACAAGGCTTTGAGGTGGAATGGTTGCTGGAAACCCATGCTCACGCAGATCATTTGAGCGCGGCCGCCTACATCAAGTCCAAGCTAGGTGGGAAAATCGGTATTGGCGAGCATATTCAAGAAGTTCAGCAATTTTTTAAGGGTCTGTACAACATTGATGATGTTTCAGGAAGAGGAGAAGAATTCGATCATTTGTTCAAGGACGGTGAAACCTTCAGCATTGGCAATCTTTCGGTACGGGTTATGCACACCCCGGGTCATACCCCGGCGTGCGTGACTTATGTGGTGAATGAAGAAGCCGCCTTTGTGGGAGATACTGTATTTATGCCTGATTATGGCACCGCTCGCTGTGATTTTCCCAACGGTAGTTCCAGCGCGTTATATTGCTCTATCCGGGAGAAAATTTTCGCACTGCCGGAAGATACCAAGCTCTACATGTGTCACGATTACCGTCCCAATGCGCCAGGACCTCGTTATATGACAACCGTGAAAGAAGAAAAAGAACGTAATCCGTTAGTTCACGATGGAACTTCCGAGGAAATGTTTGTCCGTATCCGCGACGGGATTGACCGGGTGCTTCCCGCGCCCCAATACATTCTGCCTTCAATCCAAGTTAATATCCGGGCAGGCCATATGCCGCCGCCTGAGCCAAACGGCAAACGTTATTTAAAGATGCCGCTGAATGTGTTGGGCAGCGGTAATCTGGATTTGGATTTCTAA
- a CDS encoding glycosyl transferase, translating into MGDFFQNGVVTSLHRLSSRPIEALEAELTEFSRQRPMSLVLPSLFSELEGEALPAILEELAKVPYLSEIIIGLDRADASQFEYARRFFDKLPQPHRILWHDGPRLRELDNQLSLLGLAPQEPGKGRNVWYCYGYVIASGKADVIALHDCDILTYNREMPARLFYPVANPALNYRFCKGYYYRVANNQIHGRVTRLLLTPLVRALKTLIGPLDYLEFLDSFRYPLAGEFSMRVDVVREIRIPSDWGLEIGVLSEVHRNQAHSHFCQVEIADSYDHKHQPVSEDNPEAGLAKMSMDIAKSLYRKLATMGCVFHQETFRTLKATYYRVGLDFVDRYYSEARINGLAFDRHSEERMVELFAQNVWLAGEQFLENPMETPFIPSWNRVVSAIPDFLEQLYGAVEEDNR; encoded by the coding sequence ATGGGGGATTTCTTTCAAAACGGCGTAGTGACGAGCCTGCATCGTCTATCCAGCCGGCCCATAGAAGCGCTGGAAGCAGAATTAACGGAGTTTTCCCGTCAGCGTCCTATGTCATTGGTGTTGCCTTCTTTGTTTTCCGAACTTGAGGGTGAGGCGTTGCCGGCAATTTTGGAAGAGCTGGCAAAAGTCCCTTATTTGAGTGAAATCATTATTGGCCTTGATCGCGCCGATGCCTCTCAGTTTGAATATGCCCGCCGTTTCTTTGACAAATTGCCTCAGCCTCATCGCATTTTATGGCACGATGGCCCACGCCTGCGCGAACTGGACAATCAATTGTCGCTGCTGGGACTGGCACCGCAGGAGCCGGGCAAGGGCCGAAATGTTTGGTATTGTTACGGCTATGTAATCGCCTCGGGAAAGGCGGACGTAATTGCCCTGCACGACTGCGATATATTGACCTACAACCGGGAAATGCCGGCGCGCCTGTTTTATCCCGTCGCCAACCCTGCGCTCAACTACCGTTTTTGTAAAGGATACTATTACCGGGTAGCCAATAATCAGATTCACGGCCGGGTTACCCGTTTGCTACTTACGCCATTGGTGCGGGCGCTGAAAACGCTGATTGGTCCCTTGGATTACCTGGAATTCCTCGACAGTTTCCGCTATCCATTGGCGGGGGAGTTTTCCATGCGGGTGGATGTGGTGCGGGAAATCCGGATTCCCAGCGATTGGGGCCTGGAAATCGGTGTATTGTCCGAGGTGCATAGAAATCAGGCCCATAGCCACTTTTGCCAGGTGGAAATCGCAGATAGTTATGATCATAAGCACCAACCAGTTTCGGAAGATAACCCCGAAGCGGGCTTGGCCAAGATGAGCATGGATATCGCCAAATCCCTGTACCGTAAATTGGCCACCATGGGTTGTGTGTTCCACCAGGAAACCTTCCGTACCCTCAAGGCGACTTATTACCGGGTGGGGCTGGATTTTGTGGATCGTTATTACAGCGAGGCCAGGATCAATGGTCTTGCCTTTGACCGTCACAGTGAGGAAAGAATGGTGGAGTTGTTTGCCCAAAATGTTTGGCTGGCGGGCGAGCAATTTCTGGAGAACCCCATGGAAACCCCCTTTATTCCCAGCTGGAATCGGGTAGTAAGCGCCATTCCGGACTTTCTGGAACAGCTCTATGGCGCGGTGGAAGAAGATAATCGGTAA
- a CDS encoding acetyltransferase, with the protein MFLKRKQDGHLVEVLSIADLINPLHQEVVGRLHYGEEPGDPEKFSKSDLIFPSDESLPRCWTDIHYRDEELFKRLKINP; encoded by the coding sequence ATGTTCTTAAAAAGAAAACAAGATGGTCACTTGGTAGAAGTCCTCAGCATTGCCGACCTCATCAATCCGCTGCATCAGGAAGTCGTTGGCCGCCTGCATTATGGCGAAGAACCCGGCGACCCGGAAAAATTCTCCAAAAGCGACCTGATTTTTCCATCAGACGAATCCTTGCCAAGATGCTGGACCGACATTCACTATCGGGATGAAGAATTGTTCAAACGGTTGAAAATCAACCCTTAA
- a CDS encoding diacylglycerol kinase — translation MGEPGLKGLPRLIAAFQNSMAGMKVCWRNEEAFRQETWVFMLAVPVALWLGDNGVERALLIGSVGIIPIFETLNSAVEAVVDRIGPERHELSGYAKDIASASVLLAIFLALIVWGLILFDKFQG, via the coding sequence ATGGGGGAACCAGGGCTTAAAGGGCTGCCTCGGCTAATAGCCGCTTTTCAAAATTCCATGGCTGGCATGAAAGTATGCTGGCGCAACGAAGAGGCCTTCCGGCAGGAGACGTGGGTTTTTATGCTCGCCGTTCCGGTCGCATTGTGGCTCGGGGACAACGGCGTGGAACGGGCGCTGCTGATAGGGAGCGTAGGAATTATCCCTATTTTTGAAACCCTCAATTCCGCCGTGGAGGCGGTGGTGGACCGGATTGGTCCAGAGCGTCATGAGCTTTCCGGTTACGCCAAGGATATCGCTTCCGCCAGCGTATTGTTGGCCATTTTTTTGGCCCTGATTGTATGGGGGCTGATTTTGTTCGACAAATTCCAAGGATAA
- the mazG gene encoding nucleoside triphosphate hydrolase (functions in degradation of stringent response intracellular messenger ppGpp; in Escherichia coli this gene is co-transcribed with the toxin/antitoxin genes mazEF; activity of MazG is inhibited by MazEF in vitro; ppGpp inhibits mazEF expression; MazG thus works in limiting the toxic activity of the MazF toxin induced during starvation; MazG also interacts with the GTPase protein Era) yields MSAIEHLLEIMARLRDPETGCPWDRKQTFQSLIPHTLEEAYEVADAIERGDYDDLCDELGDLLLQVVFYARIAQEQGLFDFAQIVNRLCDKLVRRHPHVFSGVQFASEKERRQAWEASKRAEREAKGKTEEDPSLLADIPATLPALLQAEKIQNRAARHGFDWPEVNPVFSKVEEELAELREAVTEGDDQHIQEEVGDLLFVVVNLARHLGVHPETALRESNRKFGRRFRFMEQRLAKSGQTMAETPLADLDALWDEAKQSGQT; encoded by the coding sequence ATGTCTGCCATTGAACACTTGCTGGAAATTATGGCTCGGTTGCGGGATCCCGAGACTGGTTGCCCCTGGGACCGCAAGCAGACTTTCCAGTCCCTGATCCCCCATACCCTGGAAGAAGCCTACGAAGTCGCCGATGCCATTGAGCGTGGTGACTATGATGACTTGTGTGACGAGTTAGGGGATCTGTTGCTGCAAGTGGTTTTTTACGCCCGCATCGCCCAGGAGCAAGGATTATTTGATTTTGCTCAAATCGTCAATCGTCTCTGCGACAAACTGGTTCGCCGCCATCCCCATGTCTTTTCAGGGGTCCAATTCGCCTCGGAAAAAGAACGCAGACAAGCCTGGGAAGCGAGCAAACGGGCTGAACGCGAGGCCAAAGGCAAGACAGAAGAAGATCCCAGCTTGTTGGCGGATATTCCAGCAACCTTGCCCGCCTTGCTGCAAGCGGAAAAAATTCAAAACCGCGCGGCCCGCCATGGTTTCGACTGGCCTGAAGTGAACCCCGTCTTTTCCAAGGTTGAAGAGGAGTTGGCGGAGTTGCGCGAGGCGGTCACTGAAGGCGATGACCAGCATATCCAAGAGGAAGTTGGGGACTTGTTGTTCGTTGTGGTCAACCTGGCTCGCCATCTGGGCGTTCATCCTGAAACTGCCTTGCGCGAAAGCAATCGTAAATTTGGCCGCCGTTTCCGTTTTATGGAACAACGATTGGCAAAATCCGGGCAAACCATGGCCGAAACCCCATTGGCGGATTTAGATGCGCTTTGGGACGAGGCCAAGCAAAGTGGCCAAACTTAG
- a CDS encoding sugar kinase: MTALITGSMAFDTIMVFPDYFKNHILPDQVHILNVAFLVPELRREFGGCAGNIAYNLKLLGKEPLPMATVGKDFAPYQEWLETCKINQQYLKVIEDTYTAQAYITTDLADNQITAFHPGAMSFAHENQIPNNAGIEIGIVAPDGRDGMIQHAEQFHEAGIPFIFDPGQGTPMFEGDELIRFIELANWAIFNDYEAKLVQEKTHLTPELISDDVDAVVVTKGAEGSIVYIDRKPIRIPPVKVEKVLDPTGCGDAYRAGVIFGLLENYDWETIGAIASLMGAIKVEHAGTQNHHFSMAQFRQRFWDNYGYHF; encoded by the coding sequence ATGACCGCGTTGATTACAGGCTCCATGGCCTTTGACACCATCATGGTGTTTCCCGATTATTTCAAGAATCACATTCTCCCCGACCAGGTTCATATTCTAAATGTGGCTTTTTTGGTACCGGAATTGCGCCGGGAGTTCGGTGGTTGTGCCGGCAATATTGCCTATAACCTCAAGCTGCTGGGTAAAGAGCCGCTGCCCATGGCGACGGTAGGAAAAGATTTCGCCCCTTACCAGGAATGGCTGGAAACCTGCAAAATCAATCAACAATATCTTAAAGTCATAGAAGACACCTACACGGCGCAGGCCTACATCACCACCGATTTAGCCGACAATCAGATTACCGCCTTTCACCCGGGCGCCATGTCTTTTGCCCATGAAAACCAGATTCCGAATAATGCCGGGATTGAGATAGGCATTGTGGCCCCGGATGGCCGGGACGGCATGATCCAGCACGCCGAGCAATTCCACGAGGCTGGGATTCCTTTCATTTTCGATCCCGGCCAGGGCACGCCCATGTTTGAAGGAGACGAACTAATCCGTTTTATCGAACTGGCCAATTGGGCCATCTTCAACGACTATGAAGCCAAGTTGGTGCAGGAAAAAACCCACTTGACCCCGGAATTAATTTCCGACGATGTGGACGCGGTAGTGGTCACCAAGGGGGCAGAGGGGTCCATCGTTTACATCGACCGCAAACCGATTCGCATCCCCCCGGTCAAGGTGGAAAAGGTTTTGGATCCTACCGGTTGTGGCGATGCTTATCGGGCTGGGGTGATTTTCGGCCTGTTGGAAAATTATGATTGGGAAACCATTGGCGCCATTGCCTCCCTGATGGGGGCGATCAAAGTAGAGCATGCTGGCACGCAAAACCACCATTTTTCCATGGCACAGTTCCGCCAGCGGTTTTGGGATAACTACGGCTATCATTTTTGA
- a CDS encoding single-stranded DNA-binding protein — MASRGVNKVILIGNLGADPEIRYMPSGSAVANLRIATSESWKDQQTGQMQERTEWHRVALFGKLAEIAGEYLRKGSQVYIEGSLRTRKWQGQDGQDRYTTEIVGREMRMLGGRSEGSASFSSPSSPQQNAPAPQPSSSNQSSPPETLDDFDDDIPF, encoded by the coding sequence ATGGCATCAAGAGGCGTCAACAAAGTTATTCTCATTGGCAACTTGGGAGCGGACCCGGAAATCCGCTATATGCCCAGCGGCAGCGCCGTCGCAAACCTTAGGATTGCCACCAGCGAGAGCTGGAAAGACCAACAAACCGGCCAAATGCAGGAACGTACCGAATGGCACCGGGTGGCTCTATTCGGCAAACTGGCGGAAATTGCCGGCGAATATCTGCGCAAAGGTAGCCAGGTCTATATCGAAGGCTCTTTGCGTACCCGCAAATGGCAAGGCCAAGACGGACAAGACCGCTACACCACGGAAATCGTTGGCCGGGAAATGCGGATGCTGGGTGGCCGTTCCGAAGGCAGCGCGTCATTTTCCTCACCCAGCTCGCCCCAACAAAACGCGCCAGCACCACAACCATCCTCTTCAAATCAATCTTCTCCCCCAGAAACACTGGATGATTTTGATGATGATATTCCTTTTTAG
- a CDS encoding sulfur reduction protein DsrE: protein MAKILISGKHGSDNPTLATLPYIAAKTAKAQGHDPVIWLWDEATALARPGAADHIVGVNVKPLKEVLSEVMEMGIPIWVCKGCALARGVEEGKMIANAEIKEMPDFIQALAACDKNVEY from the coding sequence ATGGCAAAGATATTAATTTCAGGAAAACACGGCAGCGATAATCCCACCCTGGCAACACTGCCTTATATTGCCGCCAAAACGGCTAAAGCTCAGGGGCACGATCCGGTTATCTGGCTTTGGGATGAGGCTACCGCTTTGGCAAGGCCGGGTGCGGCGGACCACATTGTTGGCGTCAATGTCAAACCTCTGAAAGAAGTGCTTTCAGAAGTCATGGAAATGGGCATTCCTATCTGGGTCTGTAAGGGTTGCGCCTTGGCGCGAGGGGTGGAAGAAGGAAAAATGATTGCCAATGCCGAGATAAAAGAAATGCCGGATTTTATTCAGGCTTTGGCAGCGTGTGATAAAAATGTTGAATACTAA
- a CDS encoding endonuclease V: protein MRFGTRPSKVAKLRLHHIHPWNVSPSEAIAIQKRLRQFVKQEDDLPEIIRTVAGVDVGFKEKGAITRAAVAILSFPALHLQCQSLAEVPTTFPYIPGLLSFREIPAVLAALEKLPQLPDIILCDGQGIAHPRRFGIASHLGVLLDHPTIGVGKTRLIGTHDPVPEEKGAWVPLWDQQEMIGAVVRTRAGVKPIYVSPGHRLCVESAVTWVLACVTRYKLPETTRWADHLASKKPGNI, encoded by the coding sequence ATGCGCTTTGGGACGAGGCCAAGCAAAGTGGCCAAACTTAGACTCCACCACATCCATCCCTGGAATGTTTCCCCTTCAGAAGCCATTGCAATCCAAAAGCGATTACGGCAGTTTGTCAAGCAGGAAGATGATTTGCCCGAGATAATCCGCACCGTCGCTGGTGTTGATGTCGGGTTCAAGGAAAAAGGCGCAATTACCCGGGCAGCGGTAGCGATCCTTAGTTTCCCAGCTCTCCACCTCCAATGCCAGTCCTTGGCAGAAGTGCCAACCACCTTTCCCTATATTCCAGGGCTCTTGTCATTTCGGGAAATCCCGGCGGTTTTAGCGGCCCTGGAGAAATTGCCGCAGTTGCCCGATATCATTTTATGCGACGGTCAAGGCATTGCCCATCCGCGCCGTTTCGGGATTGCCAGTCATTTGGGTGTATTGTTGGATCATCCCACCATTGGCGTGGGCAAAACCCGCTTGATTGGAACCCATGACCCGGTTCCGGAGGAGAAAGGCGCTTGGGTGCCACTTTGGGATCAACAAGAAATGATTGGCGCGGTAGTGCGGACCCGTGCGGGCGTCAAGCCGATTTATGTATCTCCCGGCCATCGCCTATGTGTGGAAAGTGCCGTGACATGGGTTCTGGCTTGTGTCACCCGTTACAAACTGCCTGAAACGACCCGCTGGGCGGATCATTTGGCATCAAAAAAACCAGGTAATATTTGA